From Bdellovibrio sp. KM01:
CCGGTTTTTGTGGATGGGGAGTGGTGGAAGACTTCCGAGCATTACTATCAGGCACACAAGTATGACCAACCGGAATTGATCAAGTGGGTGCAAGAGGCTGATACTCCCATGGAGGCTGCTAAACGTGGTCGCGATGGAACTATTCCTAAGAGGGCCGATTGGGACCTGCGCAAAGACGGGTTTATGGAAAAAGCGGTTCTGGATAAATTCACTCGTCATGAAGAATTGAAAGTTCTTTTGCTTTCCACTGGGAAGGCTCGTCTTTTTGAGCACACCAAGAATGATTGTTATTGGGGAGACTGTGGCGATCGTACAGGTAAGAACAAACTGGGTCTTTTACTCGAGCGCATTCGTCAGGATTTAAAAATTCAGTAGAGTGATGCAGCATCACTACCCAAAGTGTTCCCTTGGCCTAAAATGTTAGACGGAGGGAAAATGAAACTTAAAATTTACTTTTTGCTGGGATTGTCTTTGATATTGAGCGCCTGTGCTTCGAACCAGGAAAAGCAGGAATTGAAAAATCCACTGGAGGTTTTGAACGGCCAAACCTACAACGCCCGCGAAGACTCACAATTGGGTGGCATTCCCGTCACTGGAACTAAAAACAAAGTGACGCGCATCCACGGTGTGATCCTTCAAGGCGAAGGTGTCACAGCGACTCCCGTTAAATTTATTTCTGTAAGATTGCTGGATGATGACGGTGTGACGATTGCCAATGCGACGTCAGACATCAAAGGTGCGTTTGTTCTTTCGGGTATTTTCTTTAACGGTCACTACATTGTTGAAATCACTTCCAAGAAATTCAAAGGTGCCACTCGCGTGTATGTGAATCGGTACGAACAAGAGATCACGATTCAAGCAACGCCCGTTAAATAACTAACTGTGACGCGCTATTGCTACCAAAAGCGCGTCCGTACCCTAAGATAGACCTATGAAGAACTGCGTTTATTTATTTGTAAGCCTCACAGTTGCGATGATCTTGGGATCTTGTGCTCACGAAGACGAGCAAAAGCCTCAGGACCTTGCGACCGATCATTTTGAAGTTTCCCAACAAGGTGGAGACGATAAACTGGTGCGTTCTTCTGGCGTCAACGGCATCACGGAGCAGGTTGTTCTCAATGGAGTTCTGCGCGTGCGTGGCGTGAGTCAAAAATACATGAATGGTGTTGTTGTTCACCTGATTGATCGCGACGCCACGATTTATGCCCGCGGGCGTGCGGCCTCCGACGGTTCTTTTCAGCTTTCGGGAAATATTCCTAAAGGTTTCTATCTGATCAAAGTCATTGATCGCAGATTCAAAGGCGAGTTGCCAGTTCATTTGAACGGGATCGAGCTTAAAAACCTCACGGTTCCCGTTCAAACTGTAATTCGTTAAAACCGGCCTTAGCGGCGCGCTGAGGGCGGAAGTTCTCCGGGCCCATAGATGATGCCCTGGAAGTTTTTGCACAAGTAGACATAGAATGTGCGCGCGTGAATGCCATGACGGAAGGTCATCAGCTTATCGCGGTTACAGCTGTCGAATTTTGCATACTCCAACGGATCACGGTCGTATTTTTCAGTAGTGACGACAATCGCGTCTTGGCCTTCCATGTTTTTCATTTCTTCCACAGGCTGCATCACGGTGTAATTGCTGACTGTGGAATTCAACATGTAGATCTTTTCCTTCGAGCCCCAAGTTGTCTGCGCAGTCGTCTCGTAACGGAGTGCCGCTAGGAATGGACGATGTCCTGACTCTGCATGAATCTCGCGTTGACGACGTTTTATGAAGCGACCCAGATCTTCCCAACCAGTAAACTCATTTGAGAAATCATAAGTGGTTTGCCATTCCGCTTTTGGGGCAAAGAAATGAAATGCTTTCGGAACCCACGGATACGCAAACGGCGTGTAAGCGATCAGAGCCAGTGGAATAAAGAACGCCAAGATTCCGTATGTGAATACTTTGCTGCGAGTCTTTATGATCTGTTTCTGCCCCCACATAAGGCCTTGTGACCAGATAAAACCAGCGCCCATCAAAAGTAAAGTGTAAGCGGCCCCTGGCCAGTGCGGTTTGTAGTCAGCAAAGAACGGTTGTGGATAAAACACTGCGATCGACGGCACTGTCATGCAGAATAGGAATCTCCAGCGAGCTTCCGCGCGTTTTATGATGGAATTGATAAAGGCCATCACGATCAGCACATACAAGAATGGCGTGCAGAACAAAAGTTGGGCTGCAAACCAGCCACCCCAGCGACTGACTTTGAATGTGTCTCCGCTGTGACGATCGTGGAATTGATAACGGAAACCCGGCCAGTCATGAAGATGGTTCCACCAGAAAATCGGTGTGCACAGAACAGTCGCAATTAAAAAGCCCACCCACGGCCATGGAGAAAGCAGGTCTTTGCGGCGATTTGGTGTCATCAGCAAATACAAACCAAAACCTGGAGCAATCAAAGCGATGATGAATTTGGAATTTAATCCCAAGCCCATGATCACACCCAGCCACAGCCAAGTTTTTTTCGTGGACCAACGTTGATCATCCTCGCGCACGCCTTGCCAGAATACATAAGCGGCAGCAACGAACGCTAAAGCGAAGGGAGGTTCCGGAGAAGCCACATATCCACCAAAGCCCCAGAACGGGGACCATAGCATCACAAAGCCGACAAAGATCGCAGCCCAGTCATCGAAAAGATCGCGAGTGAGTTTGTACAAAAGAACAATGGTCGCAGTAAAGCACAAGAAGCCTGGCAATCGCACGCCCAGTTGATTATCGCCAAACAACGAAGTCGTGATCGCCTCTAGCCACGCAATCATTCCAGGATGATCGAAATAGGATAGCTGCAAATCTTTAGCCCAAGACCAGTGGTAAGCCTCATCATCAATCAAGCCAATGCTTAGACTAAAGAAGGCCCTGAAAAACAGAGTCAGAATGAAAAGGATAAGAACTTTTTGTTGAGTGGATCTTTGCTTCCAATATTCAGCAATCACAGAGTTATTCTCCAGGTTTTACGGAAGTCATTTTGTTAAACATCTGTCGTAGCCCTTCGGCGTGGGTCATGGCAATAATTCCCCTCGATGAAGCTGCGTGTAAAGTGCTATCTTCATGGCATGAGAATCAGAACGTTTTTATGGCTTCTTAACCTGGGGTTCCTTGTGGGCTGCGCAGGAACTTTTAAGTACTACGATCCAAATCTTCCCCACCATGGGAAGACGGGATTTTTAAATAATTATGACAACTCGCCGAAGCCAAGCGTGATGAAGTGGTATTGGCAGCGATTGACCACGGACTTCCCAGAGGAAGACCCCGCCGGAGCCCCGATGGTACCGGTCCATCTTGAGGCTTTGAAAAATCCTCGGGGATTGACACTCACATGGTTGGGGCATTCTTCGGTGCTCATACAAATGGATGGCATGAATGTCCTGACGGATCCGGTTTTTTCGGAGAGAGCTTCTCCGGTGTCTTTTGCCGGTCCGAAGCGCTATGGGAGTTTGCCCTTGTCCGTCAATGAGCTCCCGGCGATCGATGTTGTCGTTGTTTCCCACGGTCATTACGATCATCTGGATTTAAATTCTCTAAAAGCGATTTTCGATTTGAACGGGGGGCGCACGCGTTTCCTGGTTCCCCTGGGAGATAAAGCTTTGCTGGAAAGCGAAGGCATTCGTAATGTACAGGAGATGGATTGGTGGGAGAGTTTCCAGGTGGGGAAACTGAAGGTGACCTTCACTCCGGCGCAGCATTGGTCTGCACGCTCGCTTTTTGAGCGTAACGAGACCCTGTGGGGAGGATGGATGATCACGGGGCCCTCGCGTCAGGTCCTCTATACCGGAGATACGGGCTATTCTAAAGATTTTCAGGACATCTATCAGCGCCTAGGTGCGGTGGATGTTGCTCTTATTCCAATTGGTGCCTATTCTCCTCGCTGGTTCATGAAGCAGCTGCACGTCGACACCGATGAAGCGGTACAGATTCATCGGGATTTACATGCTAAGGTGTCGCTGCCGGTTCACTGGGGTACTTTTAAACTCAGTGACGAGTTGATGACTGAACCTCCGGAAAAATTGCGGGAATCTTTGCAGAAAGCAAAACTTCCTTTTTCAGTTTTTCCGGTGATGAAACGTGGCGAAACCTTCCACTTTGAAGACGCCGTTGTAAACAGGGGATTTAAAAATGAGTCAGTACAGAATTGAACATGATCTTTTGGGCGAAAAGCAAGTTCCTGCGAATGCATACTATGGCATTCATACTTTGCGCGCGATGGAAAATTTTGAAATCTCTGGATTGAAAATTGGTCAGGATGAACTTTTCGTGCGCGCTTTGGCTTTGGTTAAAAAAGCAACGGCGATGGCGAACGGAGAGCTTGGCACTATTCCCAAAGACGTTTCAAAAACTATTGTTGAAGCTTGTGATGTTATTTTGAAAGACCCGGTTAAATGGGGCCCGCAATTTCCTTCGGATGTTTTCCAGGGTGGAGCGGGGACTTCCGTGAACATGAATGCTAATGAAGTGATCGCCAATGTGGCGCTGGAACTTCGTGGTTTGCCTAAGGGTGATTACAAAACAATTCACCCGAATGATCACGTGAACAAATGCCAATCGACGAATGACGCTTATCCAACGGCGTTCCGCGTGGCTTTGTACGAGCACATCAGTGTCGCTGTGAAAGCGGTCGATGTCTTGGCAGAGGCCTTTGATAAAAAAGGCAAAGAGTTCTCAAAAGTTTTGAAAATGGGTCGTACTCAATTGCAAGACGCGGTTCCCATGTCTTTGGGACAAGAGTTCAATGCCTTTGCGACTTTGCTTAAGGAAGACAGCCGTTTGCTTAAGACAGTTCAGAAATTTATCCTGGAAGTAAACTTGGGTGCCACGGCTATCGGTACTGGTGTCAATGCTCCTGAAGGTTACTCGGCATTGGCAGTCAAAAAGTTGGCAGAGGTGACGGGTTATCCGTTCATTATTTCTGAAGACTTGATTGAAGCGACCAGTGATTGCGGTGCTTACGTTATCATTTCGGCAGCGTTGAAGCGCACAGCTGTGAAACTTTCTAAAATCTGTAATGACTTGCGTTTGCTAAGCTCGGGTCCGCGTGCGGGCTTGAAAGAAATCAATTTGCCAGAGTTACAAGCGGGATCCTCGATCATGCCGGCAAAGGTAAATCCAGTGATTCCTGAAGTTGTGAACCAAGTGGCGTTCAAAGTGATCGGCAATGATTTGACCGTGACCTTGGCAGCCGAGGCGGGACAATTGCAATTAAACGTAATGGAGCCAGTGATCGCTTCCAGCATGTTTGAGTCGATCCAGTTGCTGACGCAAGCTTGTTACACTTTGAAAAACAAATGTGTCGACGGCATCACTGCGAATGCAGATCGCTGCCGAGAAAACGTGATGAACTCCATCGGTATCGTAACATACTTGGATCCAATCATCGGTCACGCCGAAGGTGACCTGATCGGGAAAATCTGCGCGCAAACCGGTAAAAACGTGGCCGAGGTTGCACTTGAGCGCGGTGTTGTCACGCAAGCCCAATTGGACGAAATCTTCTCGACCGAGAATTTGCTAAATCCGAAGTACATGGGCAAAAAGCATTAATGGTTAATTTCGAAATTCGCCGCGCGGCTCACGGTGATGAGCCGCACAT
This genomic window contains:
- a CDS encoding NADAR family protein translates to MFRVFVASVLLSSQIACAHQSQDFAKTPPVPYEGEILDFYSTKDPYGEFSNFAAYPVFVDGEWWKTSEHYYQAHKYDQPELIKWVQEADTPMEAAKRGRDGTIPKRADWDLRKDGFMEKAVLDKFTRHEELKVLLLSTGKARLFEHTKNDCYWGDCGDRTGKNKLGLLLERIRQDLKIQ
- a CDS encoding carboxypeptidase regulatory-like domain-containing protein, producing MKLKIYFLLGLSLILSACASNQEKQELKNPLEVLNGQTYNAREDSQLGGIPVTGTKNKVTRIHGVILQGEGVTATPVKFISVRLLDDDGVTIANATSDIKGAFVLSGIFFNGHYIVEITSKKFKGATRVYVNRYEQEITIQATPVK
- a CDS encoding glycosyltransferase family 39 protein, encoding MIAEYWKQRSTQQKVLILFILTLFFRAFFSLSIGLIDDEAYHWSWAKDLQLSYFDHPGMIAWLEAITTSLFGDNQLGVRLPGFLCFTATIVLLYKLTRDLFDDWAAIFVGFVMLWSPFWGFGGYVASPEPPFALAFVAAAYVFWQGVREDDQRWSTKKTWLWLGVIMGLGLNSKFIIALIAPGFGLYLLMTPNRRKDLLSPWPWVGFLIATVLCTPIFWWNHLHDWPGFRYQFHDRHSGDTFKVSRWGGWFAAQLLFCTPFLYVLIVMAFINSIIKRAEARWRFLFCMTVPSIAVFYPQPFFADYKPHWPGAAYTLLLMGAGFIWSQGLMWGQKQIIKTRSKVFTYGILAFFIPLALIAYTPFAYPWVPKAFHFFAPKAEWQTTYDFSNEFTGWEDLGRFIKRRQREIHAESGHRPFLAALRYETTAQTTWGSKEKIYMLNSTVSNYTVMQPVEEMKNMEGQDAIVVTTEKYDRDPLEYAKFDSCNRDKLMTFRHGIHARTFYVYLCKNFQGIIYGPGELPPSARR
- a CDS encoding MBL fold metallo-hydrolase, which gives rise to MRIRTFLWLLNLGFLVGCAGTFKYYDPNLPHHGKTGFLNNYDNSPKPSVMKWYWQRLTTDFPEEDPAGAPMVPVHLEALKNPRGLTLTWLGHSSVLIQMDGMNVLTDPVFSERASPVSFAGPKRYGSLPLSVNELPAIDVVVVSHGHYDHLDLNSLKAIFDLNGGRTRFLVPLGDKALLESEGIRNVQEMDWWESFQVGKLKVTFTPAQHWSARSLFERNETLWGGWMITGPSRQVLYTGDTGYSKDFQDIYQRLGAVDVALIPIGAYSPRWFMKQLHVDTDEAVQIHRDLHAKVSLPVHWGTFKLSDELMTEPPEKLRESLQKAKLPFSVFPVMKRGETFHFEDAVVNRGFKNESVQN
- the aspA gene encoding aspartate ammonia-lyase translates to MSQYRIEHDLLGEKQVPANAYYGIHTLRAMENFEISGLKIGQDELFVRALALVKKATAMANGELGTIPKDVSKTIVEACDVILKDPVKWGPQFPSDVFQGGAGTSVNMNANEVIANVALELRGLPKGDYKTIHPNDHVNKCQSTNDAYPTAFRVALYEHISVAVKAVDVLAEAFDKKGKEFSKVLKMGRTQLQDAVPMSLGQEFNAFATLLKEDSRLLKTVQKFILEVNLGATAIGTGVNAPEGYSALAVKKLAEVTGYPFIISEDLIEATSDCGAYVIISAALKRTAVKLSKICNDLRLLSSGPRAGLKEINLPELQAGSSIMPAKVNPVIPEVVNQVAFKVIGNDLTVTLAAEAGQLQLNVMEPVIASSMFESIQLLTQACYTLKNKCVDGITANADRCRENVMNSIGIVTYLDPIIGHAEGDLIGKICAQTGKNVAEVALERGVVTQAQLDEIFSTENLLNPKYMGKKH